Genomic DNA from Candidatus Koribacter versatilis Ellin345:
GTCACGTTGTACTCCGCATCGTGGAACACCGGCCGCGGCTTGTACAAAAACCACACCTCATACTCACCCGGTTCCAGGCTGTCGGCCTTGAACTTCCCTTTGCTGTCGGTCTTCGTCGCGGCCACCAGCGATCGCCCGCCATACACTTCCACATCAATGTTGGGAATTGGCTCGCCGTTCTCGCGCTGCACCACGCCCTGAATCCGCTTGAGCGAATGATCGATCTTCACCGGTTGCTGCGCAAAAGCGATCAACGTCGCGAACAGCATCGTCATCAGAACGATCCAACGCATCACTTGGCCGCCTGCATCGTCACAATCAACAGCTCTTTCGTTCCCTGGTCATCGACCTTCAGGTGATACAACGCCTTCTTGAAGCCCGCTTCCCGGACATCCATGTCATACAGTCCCGGCGCGAGCAGCCTCATCACGAAGTGCCCATCCAGATGACTCGAAGTCGTCGCCATCACCGTTGACGATCCTTGCAACCGCAACGCGATTAGCGCACCGGGCAACGGTTGCCCCTTCGCATCGCGCACAATGCCGTTGATCCCGCGGAGGTGCTGCACTTGCTTTACTTCCACCACATCCGATTGCGCCCAAACGCTCGCGCAACCAGCCATTAACATCAGCCCAACCAATAAAGTCTTCATTTGTACTTCAGCACCAGTTCCGGCGACGCGTGCTCTTCGGTCACCCGCACATGATAAAAATCGGCGATACCGTTGTGATGCACCTTGATGTTGAAGCGACCGTTCTTCACTGCCGGAAAGGCAAATCTCCCCTGCGCATCGGTCTTCGCTTCGCCCACGGTGTGCCCGTTCTCGCGGCGAATCACTTCCACGGTGACGCCCGTCACCGGTTCGCCCTTGTGGTTCTGGACCACGCCAAGAATCTGTGGAACGCGCATCTCGTTCACATGCACCGCGAGTTGCTCCTCGGCGAATGCCGGAACAAGAAGAGTTAAGAAGAGAACACACAGCGCAGCGACTTGGCGGTTCATGAAGGCTCCGACGTAAAAGATCAGTTCACCACATTGTGCAACGCTTCGCGCAAATCTGCATGTTGAAATTGGTAGCCGTAATCCAGCAAGCGTTTCGGCAACACACGCAACGACCCCAGCGCCGTCTCTTCCGCCGCTTCCTTCCCCATCGCAATGTGCAGCGCAAACCGCGGCACGGGAAACAATGTTGGCCGATGCAGCACCATACCCAAAACCTTCGTGAACGCAGCATTGGTCACCGGATACGGCCCCGTAAAATTCACCGGTCCGCTCACCTGCACGTTGTTCAGTGCAAACATCATCGCGCCCACAATGTCGTGGATCGAAATCCAGCTCCACCACTGCCGTCCACCGCTAAGTCTTCCACCAGCACCAAGTTTGAAGATCGGTAACATCTGCGCCAGCGCTCCGCCATCTTTGCTCAGCACCACGCCAATCCGCGGATGCACCACGCGTACACCTGCATCTTTCGCCGATTGTGCCGCGCCTTCCCATGCCACGCAGATATCATGCAGAAATCCCGAGCCCGGCGCGCTCTCTTCGGTCAGCACCTCGTCGCCGCGGTTTCCGTAATACCCAATCGCCGACGCTGAAATCAGCACCGTCGGCTTTCCTGTCCGGCGAAACGCCTCCGCCACCGCATCGCTGATCGTCTTCGTTCCCGCCACACGGCTCTCATAGAGTTCTTTCTTCTCCTCTGGAGTCCACCTCGTAGCGACGTTCTTGCCCGCGAGATGAATCACTGCATCCGCACTTGCCAGCACCGCCGGATCCAGAGTTTTTCCCGGCGACCATTGCACCTCGCGGGCCTTCGGTGTTCCGCGCACCAACGGCGTAACCGTATGACCCTCACTCCGCAGCCGCGCGCTTACCGCCCGTCCAATCAACCCCGTAGAACCCGTTACAAAAACGTTCATCGCCTCCCCCTTACGGAGTAGATGACGCAGCCGTCTTCGGCATCAGCACATCGTCAAACTGCCTTTGAATGCGGTGAAAGAGATGCACCCTCGTTTCTTCTCCCGAGATCGAATGCGTTTTTCGCGGATAAATCTGCACATCGAACGGCACGCCGTGATTGATCAACGCATACATGAATTGCATCGAGTTCTGCATGTGCACGTTGTCGTCGCTCGTGCCGTGCACCACCAGCAGCCTGCCATGAATCTGCTTCGCGTTCAGCACCACCGACGTCCGGTCATAGTCCGCCGCCTGTTCCTTCGGCATGCCCATGTAGCGCTCGGTGTAGATCGAGTCGTAGTTGCGCCAGTCGGTCACCGGCGCCACGCTCACGCCCACCTTGAACCAGTCGGAATGCTCGAGCGCCCAGGCGGTCATGGTGCCGCCATAGCTCCATCCCCACCACCCAAGCCGGGCGCGATCGAGCTGCGGGAACTGCTTCAGCACCTGCTCGACGGAAGCCAGTTGGTCTTTCAGCGGAAGCTCGCACATGTGGTGCATAATCGGCGCCGCGAACTTCTCGCCGCGTCCCGCCATGCCGCGGTTCTCCATCTTCAGGATCGCGTAGCCGCGCTTCGCCATATATTGGTCGAAGAGATCAACCGATCCCCAGGAATCCCAATCCCCCGGAACGCC
This window encodes:
- a CDS encoding carboxypeptidase-like regulatory domain-containing protein, translating into MRWIVLMTMLFATLIAFAQQPVKIDHSLKRIQGVVQRENGEPIPNIDVEVYGGRSLVAATKTDSKGKFKADSLEPGEYEVWFLYKPRPVFHDAEYNVTVDAKGPKDAWVVVLKPL
- a CDS encoding carboxypeptidase-like regulatory domain-containing protein, whose translation is MKTLLVGLMLMAGCASVWAQSDVVEVKQVQHLRGINGIVRDAKGQPLPGALIALRLQGSSTVMATTSSHLDGHFVMRLLAPGLYDMDVREAGFKKALYHLKVDDQGTKELLIVTMQAAK
- a CDS encoding carboxypeptidase-like regulatory domain-containing protein, whose amino-acid sequence is MNRQVAALCVLFLTLLVPAFAEEQLAVHVNEMRVPQILGVVQNHKGEPVTGVTVEVIRRENGHTVGEAKTDAQGRFAFPAVKNGRFNIKVHHNGIADFYHVRVTEEHASPELVLKYK
- a CDS encoding TIGR01777 family oxidoreductase, encoding MNVFVTGSTGLIGRAVSARLRSEGHTVTPLVRGTPKAREVQWSPGKTLDPAVLASADAVIHLAGKNVATRWTPEEKKELYESRVAGTKTISDAVAEAFRRTGKPTVLISASAIGYYGNRGDEVLTEESAPGSGFLHDICVAWEGAAQSAKDAGVRVVHPRIGVVLSKDGGALAQMLPIFKLGAGGRLSGGRQWWSWISIHDIVGAMMFALNNVQVSGPVNFTGPYPVTNAAFTKVLGMVLHRPTLFPVPRFALHIAMGKEAAEETALGSLRVLPKRLLDYGYQFQHADLREALHNVVN